Genomic segment of Dromiciops gliroides isolate mDroGli1 chromosome 3, mDroGli1.pri, whole genome shotgun sequence:
GGGAACAGGTTTCATAGAGTTGGAGGGAGATGCTGGGGTGGGGCCTGGGGCCTCGACCCTTGGGGGAATGGCATCCCAGAGGACTGGGGGCATATATCCCATGGGGGAGGTAAATCatgaagagaggggagggaggtgagaTCTTAGAGGAATGGGTCCTGGAGGGCTATGAAGAAGTAGGACTGGAGGAGGTGGGGTGCACCCTGTAGGTCTTTGTGAGAACTGGGTCCTAGTGGGGGGCCTATGGGTAGCCTGTCCCTTGGGGTAAAAGAGGGGGGCCATTTCCCATTGGGGTGAGGTTGAGTTGGGGGAGTTAAGCCTTGGGGACTTGAGGGAGGCAGGTCTTAGGGGCCCCTGGGGAAGGCAGGGCCCTTGAAGAGCTATGTCCTCTAGGGCTAGGGAATCAAGACTTGGGAAACCCCATGACTGAGCCCCATCTCCCTGCTTCCACCCACCTGCTCCAGAGGAGGGTGAATATTTCCTAAAGGTGCTCATCCCCAGCTATGCTGCGGGCTCCATCATTGGCAAAGGCGGCCAAACCATTGTGCAGCTGCAGAAGGAGACAGGGGCCACCAtcaagctctccaaatccaaggacTTCTACCCCGGTGAGAACCCCATCCCCTTTCTGATGCCCAGTGGGCTGTTCCTTAAAGGGACAGGTGCTCCTGCTCCACCcccctcaccctcaccccacccccaggagaGAGGGAAGCCGATGGGGCCAGAagacccctcccccctcctccaaggACAATGGAGCTGCGCATATTCCATGAGTCTCATTTGCATGGGGCAGCAGCTGGGTCAGGCCCTGGACCCTGCACCTGCCCCCCTGGGGGAGCCCAGAAGTAAGAGAGGTGGGGGGAAACCAGGCGGTACCCTCAGTCCATGCTGAAAGGTCTCCCATCCCATGGATCCCTTCTCCTTAATCCCTCCTCACATTTTTCtcactctatttttttcctcttatctaCCTCTCACTCATTCATCCCTGTGTATTGCTCCCCATCTCTGTCTCAAtagcctctctcctctctcaaatGCCCCCCCCATATCACCTGTCTCcacctccatctctttctctcatgTGGGCTCTCCCTCCAATCTGCCTCTGtcatttactgactgtgtgaccttgggtaagtcaactAACCTCCTGAGCCATATttacctcctctataaaatgaaaggtttggataTAAtaacttttgaggtcccttccaggtaaAGATCTATAATCCCTTGATCCTATTTTCCAGAATCTATTTCTCTGCCATGGACCCCTCAGGCAGTCGGATAATCCTATGGGACCTTTTTCAGAATGTCCTTAAATGGCgtgaaataaaaatacatgggCTACAAAGAGAACCgattatactgaaatagttaaaaaatatttctaaaaacaaaCCACTCTGAAATCTCCCAAGGCGTGTATAGACCCAGATTAAGAACCTTGTTACGCTCCATCTTGTTCTCCCTTCTCTAAAATCTCtccctttacttttcttttaacttCCCCCATTGGAATTTTCATTTCCTCCTGTCTATAACTCACTCACTTGATCTCTTCTTCCCTGTATCTTTCTCTTGTGCTTTCTCAAATACTCtcacttttccccttcctctcccttgactcttttctctctttctctcatctctgccCCCATCTCTTCTGCCACTTCACCATCTCCTTCAATGGGTCTGTCCCCCAGTACATGCCATAACTCAAGCTGGCTCCACCTACACTCTCCTATAATCACTGTTACCTCTCATTGACCCCATCTCCATACTATGAATATCTTGCTACCTTTTGCATCTTCCAGTCCCATAGCTTTGGGTCCCAGAAGAAGACACCACCTCAGATTTCCTTGGCTGGTTTCATCCCCTCCCAGAAGCCCTCATTCCTAATatatgatttttgtgtgtgtcaaaCAGCAGAAGGGGGAGCTCAAGGTAGGAGGTGAGGATGTAGCCACTCTCATAATCCCAGACCCCTTCCACCTATCTAAACTGTTCAGCCAGAGTCAGAGGTGGGGAATGATCTGGGTTAATCAGGACCAGggttatctcctttcccattaaCTAGATTCCTGACCACCCATATTCCTAGGGAGAAGCCAGAACATGAGCCCACACACCACCTTGGAGGTTTTGGGAATCATCGGGAGACTAACTGGGATGGCCTCCTGCCTCCATGAACCAGGGCTGGTGGAAAGACAATCAGTTCCGTAAAGGACCGGAGACCCCATCCCCCACCCTAGGTCAGCAAAGTATACTGGACAGATcactggatttgcagtcagagaACCTGGCTCTGAGTCTACCTCTGCCACTAGCTACCTATATGGCTTATCATTTACCTGACTAAGCCTTGGTCACCTCatctgagaggcagctaggtggcaaagtgcagAGAGTAAtgaatttaaagtcagaagatttgagttcaaaactgcctcagacacttagtatctgaGAAACACTGAGCaattcactttcctcatcagtaaaatgagggaaataatagaaccacctcccagggctgttttgaggctttatatacatataattacatacatatatattaaatatacatgtgCAGAGTGTATTTTATGCTATGGATTACATATACTATCTTATAATATAgagcatattatatatgtatgtatgtgtatgtgtacttgTGGATATAATGTGCTTTAGCATACCTTAAGGTGCTATTATAAACATTTGTTATTATGGTTATCTCTGTTAAAGAACAGGATGTGTTGGTCACACCAGTCTTAATTGTCAAGGTTGCTCCAACTGAGTTGGTAGGGGctggaggtggtgcagtggatagaacactggcctgagtcaagagaacctgactcaaatccagcttcagtcaattacctagctgtgtgaccctgagcaagtcacttaaccccaactgcctccaaaaaaaaaagagttggcatTATCCTACCATCTTTACAATCAGCGAGAAAGCTCTGAGGGCTCattcagctgtaaatctatggTGCCTATAGATGAGCCAGGAATCCTAGTTCTTGACAATAACCAGCTGTTCAACTGAGGCAAGACccttctctctctgagcctccgTTTTCTTATCTCTGAATTGGAGACAGTAGTATTTACACCTGGTAAGGCAGCACAGCCGCACATCACAGCAGATAGAGAACCAgacttggatccaggaagacctggcttctcaCACCTTCTCACACATCCTgcctctgggaccctgggcaaatcactcaacctgcCAGTTCTTAAGGTAACTCTCAAAGAATATATAAACTGCAGAGGAGGCACCAAcctgcactgggggagggagtttcctcacctggcagttccctatattgatgaaatcCTAGACCAAGTTCTTATCCCGCAATAttatagataggtaggtaggtagagagacagacagacagaatagatagagagatagatggatggatggacagatgaatggatagacagatgaatagatagagatggatggatggatggatgaatagatgaatgaatagacagatgaatagatagagatggatagatggatggagggacagatgaatggatagacagatgaagatagagatggatagatggatggatggatagatatacacatacctatatacatacattagTACTAttatttgtatgcatatacatatagtattatgtatacatatactatgataagtgtatatatttacatatacacacacatgcttcTATGCCACATATATATATTAAGGTGGGATAtatcatataaatatgtgtatatatacacatgtgttatATACTGTATAAGTATTTctatatagcatatatacatatatatatatatatataacagttatatacatataagtcTACCATAGTTCTACTACGAGGAAGGCACTTGCCTGTGAGCCTGATGGTAACATATAAATGTGAGTAATGGtggttattatttctattatcattgttattaatgTGAGTGAAACATGGACTTCTCTGAACCCACATACCTCATGGAATTCCTTGTCATGAGACATAGGACCCCCTGCATGCAGCACCCTGAGCTCCCTAGCACATGTAACCTATCCATTCTCTATCCCCCTATAACACACAGAACCCATAGCCCTCTCCCCACATGGACCCACAACCAGGAACTAACCTCTCCCTAGCCTTCCTCCAACCAGAACATGGAAtaagccttttttgggggggttttggaaTTAGCCTTTTCAGTGTCCCCAATTCCACTTCACAAGCCATAGAATCACACACATCCACAAGTGTTGATGAATGAAATGATGGAACCAGAAACCTCAAGCTACAAGGGACCACACAAAGCCAATCTGacccaactacctcattttagagagaagaaaattgagCTCCAGAGGCGGGAAGGGACTTGGCTGAGGTTGCACTGCTAGTGGCCAGCAGCACTCAGATTTGACCTCAAGGCTTCTGAGCTGGGATCCACTGCTCTTTTCACTCTAGGGCAGCCAAAGCTAGAGAGGAGAAGggctttcccaagatcacaagCAGTTAGGGGTCAGAGCTGAGACCAGACTCCAAGTATCCTGCCTTCAACTCTAGACATTTTAAACCACATCAGCtacttttctctattttcctctgtccctgtctgtctctttcagtttccttccatgattgtgcatgtgtgtgtgtgtgtgagagagagagagagagagagagagagagagagagagagagagagagagagaggagactaTGCTCTGGGTCTTCCCAACTATCATCCCAGCCTAGTAAATCAGACTgtaggagctggaagggacttcagaggtcacccAGATGAGCCAGTGTACCCCTCCACACCCCTCCCAAGCTTCCCTGGTTCCCACAGGGCCTGAAGCCCGCCCCACACCCTTTCCTATTTACGCCCTTTACAACCCGCCAGGCCTGGGGCAGGCAGGCTCAGCCCTGACTCACGCTTGGCTCAGACCCTGCTATTGTtctgggggagggacacaggcccCAGCActggaggggttgggggagaagcACATCCAGGAACACCCTGACCAGGACACCTAGACACCCAGTGGCATGACACACAGAGTCAACATTGGCCCTTCTTCCCCAGAAACATCGGCTCACCGAGACAGGCCAGTTACAgcatctgccccccccccccgccttgtcCCCAGGACATAGACAGCCACTTACTGTGCTAGCAGACAGGCAAGCACCCTGTACTTCTGCATTATCTCCATCTCGgtgtctttgcctctttttgtctctACCTGCGACTCTGTCAGAGACACCATCTCCCTCTAGGTTTTGTGTGTGTTCCACCCAAAAGTGGAACTCAGGGGCCATTCATACTTGGAGGGGTCATACCCCCTCCTCAGGATATCCCACGCTTTCATCCCTAACTCATCCTCTCTGTTTTCCCTTGTTTCTTATTCAAATCCTGGACTCTGGGGCCAAATCCCCCTATACTCAACTCAccatctccacccccccccaaacaaagcCTAGCCTTTCCCGACTTGATCCAAAGCTTCTCAGTCTGGTGGTACGCTGCTGCTTTAAGGGGTTGCCACAGCAACggccctccttccccttcctcagtCCAGCTCTGGCGATAAGGGGGTTCCAGTTGCTCGGGCAACCAGCCTCAGCCaccaggagggaaggagggggcagtGTTACCCAGGCAACCAGGGGAGCCAGGAATCATCGAAGGAGCTAGCCATAGAGGCCCCCCTCCTCCCATGATCTCCAAACACTTAGACCTTTcattgtcccctcccctcccccccccatccgtTGGGGCAGGGTGAGGGAGActtcaaaaagaataaaaaatcttGGTGAattggggaggaagggatgaTAGAGAACCAGGTAGGCCCCCTTCGCTGCAGTTCTGGCTCAAGATCTCAAAGCACCCAAGGTGGCTCAGGATTGCCTGGAGGTAGGAGGAAAAGGTGTTGATACATTTATCTCTctactcctcctccctccctccctccctccctaaccttTGCTGGGCCTCAGGGACCACAGAGAGGGTATGCCTGGTGCAGGGGACTGCAGAGGCCCTGAATGCCGTCCACAGCTTCATCGCAGAGAAGGTTCGAGAAATCCCACAGGCAATGGCCAAGCCTGAGGTGGCCAGCATCCTGCAGCCACAGACCACTATGAACCCTGACAGGGCCAAGCAGGTAAAAATTGGGCCCCACAACTAATTCCTctgggaatggaagggaagataTAACCCTGCCCTCATGAAATTCTGGGTCTGAAGGGGAGGAAGCAGGTCAGACTCCCTCTcctgaaggggtgggggtgggtggtcAGTCCGGGAAGGCTTCCAGGAGAAGACCAGCCTGGCACAATGCCACTGAAGGACCACAGAGAAGGGATTTGTTCAGGTCCCTGTAGGCTCTGGGCCCCTCTGCTTtcaacccctcccccatctcccatctcccttcctcttccctccacctCATCCCATTGTCCCCCTGGACCACCTGCCTCCCACTTCCTCTCCACATAGGAAGCAGGGCCCCAAGGCACCTCCCCTTCACCTCCTCCCCACTATCACCCCGCCCCTTCTTCCCCTTTACAATTCTCCCCCTTTCTACTCTTTCcatggaagggaggaggggagggaatgtCAGCCATCTTGAAGAAGGAAGGATTATattggaggaggaaaaggaaggagggagggatgggggccAATGAGATGCCCTGCCCCCATCACCATGGCAACAAGGGAAGCTGTTGGGCGGGGCAGAGCATCCTTCTTATTCCCTCTTCCCTCATGGCCCCACCTCTTCAAGAACCCAGCCGGTTGCCACAACAACTGTCAACTAGCTCCGGCTGCAGGGAGGCGGgccaggggagaagggaggagggacagagggaaggagggaagggatgtTGGCTGCCTACCCAGGGCTAGCAGGAGAGGCAAGAGAGGCACCCACAGTCACCCCATCCCCACACTGacttctccccatccccttaTTGGGAAGGGAGGGTTTCGGTGTTTAAAGACAGTCACCAAGGCTCAGTTTATCTGTGTTTAAATGCTCAGATCCAAGAGTTAAACTGGCCACCCCCTTCCACAAAATGAACGGTGCAGACAGATtgaggagaagaaagtgagaggtaGCTCTGGACTGGTGGGCTCTGTCCCTGGTGCTGAACCCTCCTTCCTACCAGATTAGTCAAGACCAGGGAGGCAGCCCCAGGAGAGGAGGGAATTTATCCTTCCTCAGCACTTCCCCActgttcctcattttcctccGATAGAAGAAATTATTTATAGGGGCTTTGGGATCATCTTTAGAGCCAAAGGGTCAGCTTGGCAGAACCTGGTGAAGAGAAAATGTCATTGCTTAACCTTCCTAGTGGGAAAGCCCTGGGCTAGGAGACAAGAAAACTAGATCCTGGTCTTGGTTCTGCCCTTACCTTTctagatgaccttggacaagtcctttctcCATCTAGGCATCAGTTTCCCCCGCTgtaaaactgggggagggggaagacgaGATGCTCTATAAGGCTACTCTACCTATGTTCTGAGAGGCCTTGCAGCTCCAACATTCTCTTCCATGGTTTTAAAGTCCTTTGGGGATTTTTGAGTCTAAGATCTAAAGCTTCATAGTCGCAATGATTCCTTAACTCCTGGTCtgctcctcttcccccacccccaggctaaGCTGATAGTCCCCAACAGCACAGCCGGCCTGATCATTGGCAAAGGGGGTGCAACGGTGAAGGCGGTCATGGAGCAGTCAGGCGCTTGGGTCCAGCTGTCCCAGAAGCCAGAGGGCATCAACCTGCAGGAGCGAGTGGTGACGGTGAGCGGGGAGCCCGAGCAGGTGCACAAGGCTGTGGCCGCCATCGTCCAGAAGGTGCAGGAGGACCCGCAGAGCAGCAGCTGCCTGAACATCAGCTATGCCAATGTGGCGGGGCCTGTGGCCAACTCCAACCCCACGGGCTCACCCTATGCCAGCCCAGCTGATGTCCTCCCAGCAGCCGCTGCCGCAGCctctgccgctgctgctgcctcTGGCCTCCTTGGCCCAGCGGGCCTGGCAGGTGTGGGTGCCTTTCCTGCTGCCCTGCCAGCCTTTTCAGGGACTGACCTGCTGGCCATCAGTACGGCCCTCAACACACTGGCCAGCTATGGCTACAGTGCCAACTCACTGGGCCTAGGCCTCGGCTCAGCCGCGGCCTCAGGGGTCCTTGCGGCTGTGGCGGCTGGGGCAAacccagctgctgctgctgctgccaatCTACTAGCCTCCTATGCGGGGGAGGCTGCTGCTGGGCCAGCTGCTGGTGCggccccacccccgcccccaccaccCCCTGGGGCACTGGGCTCCTTTGCCTTGGCAGCGGCTGCCAATGGCTACCTGGGagcagcagggggtgggggtggcggggGTGGCGGGGCAGGAGCCGGGGGGTTCCTGGCAGCCGAGAAGCTAGCGGCAGAGAGCGCCAAGGAGCTGGTGGAAATTGCGGTGCCAGAGAACCTCGTGGGTGCCATCCTGGGCAAGGGGGGGAAGACGCTGGTAGAGTACCAGGAGCTGACAGGTGCCCGCATCCAGATCTCTAAGAAGGGGGAGTTCCTGCCTGGCACTCGGAACCGGCGGGTGACCATTACAGGCAGTCCGGCAGCCACACAGGCTGCACAGTATCTCATAAGCCAGAGGGTCACCTATGAGCAAGGGGTCCGTGCCACGAACCCCCAGAAAGTGGGATAAAAGGGGGCGGGGAGCAATGGCTCCCAACCCTCCCCACCCATCTCCCCCCTACCCCCTGACGCCGTCCCTCTTTCCCCATCCTGGTTTGGTTCGGGTGTCGGGCAAGGGGCTCGATTAAATCCACCCCACCTTTGAGTGGTTGGATTGGAGTTGGGGATAGGAGGTGCTCCCCatgctcctcccctcccccagtttgaCACACCTCCCTGTGCTTAGCTGGACCCCCAACTCCTCCAGGGCAGCTGGGAGACTGGGGGCCCCAGTCTGTGTgatatctgtatatattttgttgattttaatAGAAAACACggcattatttttctctttctttccctccttttatttttcttatttttttttaaataagggatttttttttggttggttggtcaGTTTTTGTTTTCAGAGGTAAAATGGGAGGGGAGATGTTGCACCTTCTTACTCCATCCCACTCACCCCCAGTCCAGTTGCAACTCCAATCAGGAATGAGGGGGCTTTGAGGGGGTGGGGATAGGATCCTGGTTGGCATGGCATGAGCTGGGTTGTGGTAGAGGTTGAGGGTCCTGTCCACCCCCCATTCCAGGGTGTTTGCCCACCCTCATATCCCCCTACTCAACCGGGGTTACTGGGGGTTCATTTTATAACATGGTCAAGTTGGTTTAATGGGGAAGTGACATCAGGGAAGCTTCCAGTCCAGTATGTCAAGGTGAACTACCTAGTTTTGAggagagtactggacttgaagtcagactgcctgccacttactagctgtgtgaccttaagaaagtcacttaacctttctgggcctcagtttcctcatctgtaaaatgaggggtttggcccaaaataatctctaaggtctctcctggctttaaatcctatgatcctaaacTCTGGAACTCAGAGCCCTAAAAAGGAGGCAGGGGGCAACTTCCTGAGGGCAACCCAGGACTTTCTGTCTTCCCTAGAGTCAGTCTCCTTGGACTTCTTGTGTTCTTATGGGGAGGTCTTTTCCCAGAGACCCAGTGAGGCTCCTCCTATCTATGACATTGTGCATGGGTGAAGGGTCTTCCCTGAACTGTTAGGATGGCGGGGTGGGGAGTCCTTGTATTATTCCAGGCCCACTTCCTCGGAAGTACCCAAATGGGATGGACTCCCTAATACAAATCCCAACTTTACCCTCCTTTTTACAGGGGCCCAGGAGACCTCATGAGACTCTGAGGAGGACAGGGCCACTTTCCCGGATAAGGGGTTGTTGAGTTATGGCtatgaaggaggagggaaaagacagGACTTGGCTCCGTCGTGGGGGTGTGCTGGGTCAGAGGTGGAGGGGAGCAGCTATGTCTGAAAAAGGATTGTCCCCATTCAGATTCCAAAGTCTGCTCATCTCAGAGAAAAGCCacttttgtttggggtggggtggggtggggtgggtgcaggaagttcagaagatcccttctcctctcccaccccaagCCCTCTCTATGTGCTTGCTTCTATATGTCTGCATTGgtgtatttttttggtggggtctGAGTTGGTGTGTCCGGGTGGGGTTTAATTTAGCATGTTGATAGCATCTGGATTGGTGAATTTGGGATGGGATTTGAGAGGCCTGTGGAACTTTGATGGAGTCTGGACTGATGTCTTTTGATACAGTCTGATCAGCATGTTTCAAAGAGGTCTGGACAAGCATGTGTGAATAGAGTCTGGACTAGTATATTTTGTTAGGGTCTAATCGATCCTGCTACATCATTGGGGTTTCAAAGGCTGCTTGGTCAAGTAGGTTATGCAGACCTGTcggtcttttggggggggggcaacaaaCTCTGATTGCCTTGTCTAAGCAGAGTAGCCAGGTCAGCTCCATCCCTGGGCTACCCATTCCCTtggtcccttctctccccaccctgcactgatctcccctcccccaaccctttcaCCTCTTAAACCAGGACTCGCCACCGATGCCCTGGTTCCAGCATCAGCATCTttgagggagtggggggagataGCTCCCTGTCCCTTCAAAATTCTATACTTACCACCTACTTTTTCTGGATTCTTCTCTCCCCACAGTTCAGGGGGAGCCCCAGGAGGGGGGGGCAGATCCCAAAAATCAAAATGTGAAAATCCCTTCCCAAGGAAGAAGCAATAGCGGTAAC
This window contains:
- the NOVA2 gene encoding RNA-binding protein Nova-2 isoform X1 encodes the protein MKMMAAGAAAHGLFSAPAPQQQPPPPPQQPPPASHGTSMESEAPDSRKRPLETPPEVVSTKRSNTGDRNKNLTWKLGNVASSPDSHSVTLEEGEYFLKVLIPSYAAGSIIGKGGQTIVQLQKETGATIKLSKSKDFYPGTTERVCLVQGTAEALNAVHSFIAEKVREIPQAMAKPEVASILQPQTTMNPDRAKQAKLIVPNSTAGLIIGKGGATVKAVMEQSGAWVQLSQKPEGINLQERVVTVSGEPEQVHKAVAAIVQKVQEDPQSSSCLNISYANVAGPVANSNPTGSPYASPADVLPAAAAAASAAAAASGLLGPAGLAGVGAFPAALPAFSGTDLLAISTALNTLASYGYSANSLGLGLGSAAASGVLAAVAAGANPAAAAAANLLASYAGEAAAGPAAGAAPPPPPPPPGALGSFALAAAANGYLGAAGGGGGGGGGAGAGGFLAAEKLAAESAKELVEIAVPENLVGAILGKGGKTLVEYQELTGARIQISKKGEFLPGTRNRRVTITGSPAATQAAQYLISQRVTYEQGVRATNPQKVG
- the NOVA2 gene encoding RNA-binding protein Nova-2 isoform X2, whose amino-acid sequence is MKMMAAGAAAHGLFSAPAPQQQPPPPPQQPPPASHGTSMESEAPDSRKRPLETPPEVVSTKRSNTGEEGEYFLKVLIPSYAAGSIIGKGGQTIVQLQKETGATIKLSKSKDFYPGTTERVCLVQGTAEALNAVHSFIAEKVREIPQAMAKPEVASILQPQTTMNPDRAKQAKLIVPNSTAGLIIGKGGATVKAVMEQSGAWVQLSQKPEGINLQERVVTVSGEPEQVHKAVAAIVQKVQEDPQSSSCLNISYANVAGPVANSNPTGSPYASPADVLPAAAAAASAAAAASGLLGPAGLAGVGAFPAALPAFSGTDLLAISTALNTLASYGYSANSLGLGLGSAAASGVLAAVAAGANPAAAAAANLLASYAGEAAAGPAAGAAPPPPPPPPGALGSFALAAAANGYLGAAGGGGGGGGGAGAGGFLAAEKLAAESAKELVEIAVPENLVGAILGKGGKTLVEYQELTGARIQISKKGEFLPGTRNRRVTITGSPAATQAAQYLISQRVTYEQGVRATNPQKVG